A window of Mercenaria mercenaria strain notata chromosome 16, MADL_Memer_1, whole genome shotgun sequence contains these coding sequences:
- the LOC123540306 gene encoding uncharacterized protein LOC123540306 isoform X1 codes for MDNFVFVSEKKDYSVPEFHDRFHKCLPKIVEVNQGVCSETGEETFGKGEVIVIAAISRQRRVVTQIQLNGKTRMLSIPETYSENLCVVKQGRPGKEDLLINILGHNKLPLTVCFPRNRTITLGDKIISSNRIPHLNLTETFDEVYLLGNYINNGEICKDVIQVPLYISQLRVSVVNGLNGGRVQKWKQYKRDVNDQCSMIKYDQEVGNPGIAEYDPRAVHSGKALSYLEPMTYENIVNLVQTNDPQSFYPDMTPEEIDELGLYEDVPLSDSTRQNPELYYNQPENNKLFKKDIIKISQSLPTAPFIYSSIQVDTPPSDTSKQKAQSRPSIAPKPQFKPDSHQTSVSAPSLPVRQKSSYREAKKVACDDSQHYSNVLPISAVSPTIKVKRSQTTHEQTRMVNPSSMVERKSHAISKAISCSKDVAELSVENVCEYLKELNLSQYVDSFKEHMIDGAMLVELEPDLLREEIGMKRIEAIRLMKFAKEGRLPVRD; via the exons ATGGACAACTTTGTGTTTGTGTCAGAAAAGAAGGATTACAGTGTACCAGAATTTCACGACAGATTTCATAAGTGTTTACCAAAGATTGTGGAAGTAAATCAAGGTGTTTGCAGTGAAACAGGGGAAGAAACTTTCGGCAAAGGGGAG GTAATAGTGATAGCAGCCATTTCAAGGCAGCGAAGAGTTGTTACACAGATACAATTAAATGGAAAGACCAGGATGTTAAGCATCCCTGAAACATATAGTGAAAACCTGTGTGTTGTGAAACAAGGAAGAC CTGGAAAAGAGGATCTCCTAATCAACATATTAGGTCACAACAAGCTTCCCCTCACTGTGTGTTTTCCAAGGAATCGAACCATAACTCTGGGAGACAAAATAATAAGTAGTAACCGCATACCACACCTTAATCTTACAGAAACTTTTGATGAAGTCTATTTGCTTGGCAACTATATAAACAATG GAGAAATATGCAAAGATGTTATTCAAGTGCCACTGTACATTTCACAACTTCGGGTGTCCGTAGTTAACGGTCTAAATGGAGGTCGTGTACAGAAATGGAAACAGTACAAACGCGATGTAAACGACCAGTGTTCCATGATTAAATACGATCAGGAAGTTGGCAACCCCG gCATTGCAGAATATGACCCACGTGCCGTGCATTCTGGAAAGGCGTTATCATATCTTGAACCAATGACGTATGAGAATATTGTAAACTTAGTTCAAACAAATGATCCTCAGTCATTTTATCCCGATATGACACCAGAGGAAATTGACGAATTAGGCCTATACGAAGATGTTCCGTTGTCAGATTCAACAAGACAGAATCCAGAGCTATACTATAATCAACCTGAAAACAATAAGCTCTTTAAGAAAGATATAATTAAAATTAGCCAATCATTGCCAACAGCGCCATTTATATATAGTAGTATACAAGTTGACACACCGCCATCTGACACAAGCAAACAGAAAGCGCAAAGTCGTCCATCAATTGCTCCAAAGCCTCAGTTCAAGCCAGACAGCCATCAGACATCTGTATCCGCCCCTTCTCTTCCCGTAAGGCAAAAGTCATCTTACCGAGAGGCTAAAAAAGTAGCATGTGATGATTCACAACACTATTCCAACGTTCTACCTATTTCGGCAGTTTCTCCCACGATTAAAGTAAAACGTTCGCAAACTACTCATGAACAAACTCGGATGGTTAACCCATCCAGCATGGTAGAGAGAAAAAGTCATGCAATTTCAAAAGCGATCAGCTGTTCAAAAGACGTTGCCGAACTTTCCGTGGAAAATGTATGCGAGTATCTGAAAGAATTAAATCTTTCGCAATACGTAGACAGTTTTAAAGAACACATGATTGATGGAGCTATGCTAGTTGAACTTGAACCGGATTTGTTACGGGAAGAAATAGGGATGAAAAGAATCGAAGCAATCCGACTTATGAAATTTGCTAAAGAAGGACGTCTACCAGTCCGTGATTAA
- the LOC123540306 gene encoding uncharacterized protein LOC123540306 isoform X2, translated as MLSIPETYSENLCVVKQGRPGKEDLLINILGHNKLPLTVCFPRNRTITLGDKIISSNRIPHLNLTETFDEVYLLGNYINNGEICKDVIQVPLYISQLRVSVVNGLNGGRVQKWKQYKRDVNDQCSMIKYDQEVGNPGIAEYDPRAVHSGKALSYLEPMTYENIVNLVQTNDPQSFYPDMTPEEIDELGLYEDVPLSDSTRQNPELYYNQPENNKLFKKDIIKISQSLPTAPFIYSSIQVDTPPSDTSKQKAQSRPSIAPKPQFKPDSHQTSVSAPSLPVRQKSSYREAKKVACDDSQHYSNVLPISAVSPTIKVKRSQTTHEQTRMVNPSSMVERKSHAISKAISCSKDVAELSVENVCEYLKELNLSQYVDSFKEHMIDGAMLVELEPDLLREEIGMKRIEAIRLMKFAKEGRLPVRD; from the exons ATGTTAAGCATCCCTGAAACATATAGTGAAAACCTGTGTGTTGTGAAACAAGGAAGAC CTGGAAAAGAGGATCTCCTAATCAACATATTAGGTCACAACAAGCTTCCCCTCACTGTGTGTTTTCCAAGGAATCGAACCATAACTCTGGGAGACAAAATAATAAGTAGTAACCGCATACCACACCTTAATCTTACAGAAACTTTTGATGAAGTCTATTTGCTTGGCAACTATATAAACAATG GAGAAATATGCAAAGATGTTATTCAAGTGCCACTGTACATTTCACAACTTCGGGTGTCCGTAGTTAACGGTCTAAATGGAGGTCGTGTACAGAAATGGAAACAGTACAAACGCGATGTAAACGACCAGTGTTCCATGATTAAATACGATCAGGAAGTTGGCAACCCCG gCATTGCAGAATATGACCCACGTGCCGTGCATTCTGGAAAGGCGTTATCATATCTTGAACCAATGACGTATGAGAATATTGTAAACTTAGTTCAAACAAATGATCCTCAGTCATTTTATCCCGATATGACACCAGAGGAAATTGACGAATTAGGCCTATACGAAGATGTTCCGTTGTCAGATTCAACAAGACAGAATCCAGAGCTATACTATAATCAACCTGAAAACAATAAGCTCTTTAAGAAAGATATAATTAAAATTAGCCAATCATTGCCAACAGCGCCATTTATATATAGTAGTATACAAGTTGACACACCGCCATCTGACACAAGCAAACAGAAAGCGCAAAGTCGTCCATCAATTGCTCCAAAGCCTCAGTTCAAGCCAGACAGCCATCAGACATCTGTATCCGCCCCTTCTCTTCCCGTAAGGCAAAAGTCATCTTACCGAGAGGCTAAAAAAGTAGCATGTGATGATTCACAACACTATTCCAACGTTCTACCTATTTCGGCAGTTTCTCCCACGATTAAAGTAAAACGTTCGCAAACTACTCATGAACAAACTCGGATGGTTAACCCATCCAGCATGGTAGAGAGAAAAAGTCATGCAATTTCAAAAGCGATCAGCTGTTCAAAAGACGTTGCCGAACTTTCCGTGGAAAATGTATGCGAGTATCTGAAAGAATTAAATCTTTCGCAATACGTAGACAGTTTTAAAGAACACATGATTGATGGAGCTATGCTAGTTGAACTTGAACCGGATTTGTTACGGGAAGAAATAGGGATGAAAAGAATCGAAGCAATCCGACTTATGAAATTTGCTAAAGAAGGACGTCTACCAGTCCGTGATTAA